Below is a genomic region from Granulicella sp. L56.
AGGCTCCGTCGGACACCGAGGCTGAGGGCGTCACTTATCAGGAGAAGGGGTGGAACGTCGGCGTCTTCAACAAGCGTATCGGCTCGAAGTGGGAGGACAACGGCGCGTACCATAACCAGTTGCGCGACGATCCCTACAACGTCAGCAATGCGTATATCAACTACACCATTCGCGGCGCATCGCACTTCGACCAGACCAAGATCCGGCTAAGCGTCAACAACCTGATGGGCTCGCACAACATTACCAGCGTGACGCCCGGAGGAGCGCTGGTAGCCTCTTCGCTCACCTCAGGCGGACTGACCTATACGAACCCGTTTGTCGGAGCGACGACTTCTTCTCCCGGATACACCGGAGGAGTGAACCTGGCCGACAACCCCAACCTTTTGCCGGGCCGCAGCATTATTCTGTCGGTGACCTTCGGCTTCTCGCCGGGCCGTTAGAGCGCAGCACTTTCCTCCGAAGCCTCTTCCTCGCAGTTTGTTGCGAGGAAGAGGCTTTTCTTTTTGTGGTTCCTGATGGCGCTGGTGTGGGTGTGATGGGGAGAAACCCATGTCCCAAAAGCGGGACATGGGGCACCCGCCTTGTACCCGTCTTCGGTTGAGATGAAATGTGCGGTTGTGGCAGGGGAAGGCTCAAGAGGTCCGGCCATTTTTGCGAATTTCGTTGACATGCCGAATTTGCGTCTTGTAAAGTTCAACCACGTACGAAAATGTTTATCCATTGAAATAACCATTAAGGAACCTATGCTCGTTCGCCGCCTCTCCCCTCCCTTCTTCTGCTCTCTCCTCGCTCTCGTTGTGCTGATGCTCTCCTGCGTATTCAGCCCCAGGCTTCAGGCGCAGTTGTCCACGACTGCGACCATTGCCGGGACTGTCACCGACGCTACCGGAGCCATTGTCGCGAATGCCAAGGTCACGGTGCGGAACGAGGGGACCAAGACGGACACGGCCATACAATCGAACGGCGACGGCAGCTTTATCGCTCCGGGGCTTGCGGTGGGGACCTATTCGGTCAGCATTACCAGCCCGGGCTTTCAGACCTATACGCTGACGGGCATTGTGCTGCATCCGGCGGCGACGGCGACGGTCAACGGCACGCTGCAGCCCGGCTCGGCGTCTACTTCCGTCACGGTGTTGGCCAATGCGGTGCAGGTGGAGACGGCGACGATTGAGAACTCGGCCTCGGTGGATGCGGCGCAGGTCTCGACGCTGCCGATCAATGGGCGCAATTATCAGGGGCTGGCTTCGCTGATGCCGGGCGTGCAGAACACCTCCGCCGGAGTGGCGTTGACGACCGGTGGTCGAGCCACCAACAATGCGCTTTCGGTGAACGGGCTGGCGCAGAGCGGCACTTTTTACGCGCTGGATGGCGTTTGGAATGAGGACACCGGCAACATGAACCAGACCTCGGTGATTCCGAACCCGGATTCGATTGAAGAGGTCCGCGTGCTGCAGAACAACTACAGCGCGCGCTACAGCCTGATGGGTGCTTCCGTCGTGCTGTTGCAGACCAAGAGCGGGACCAGCAGCTTTCATGGCGCTGCGTGGGAGTTCTTTCGCAACGATGCGCTGAACTCGAAGCCCTATTTTGCGTCTTCGGTGCTGCCTTACAAGCAGAACATCTTCGGCTATAACATCGGCGGCCCGCTGTTTATTCCGCATCTTTACAACACGAGCAAGCAGAAGACGTTCTTCTTCTGGAGCCAGCAGGGCGTGATTCTGCACCAGGTTCCGACCAACCTGACCGGTGTGACGCCGACCGCGAATCAGCGCGCCGGCATCTTCAACTCGCCGATCGTAGACCCCAACACGGGCGCGCCCGTTGCGAAGAACGGCGCTGGCCAATATGTGATTCCGTCGGGTGAGATCAACTCGAACTCCACGGCGTTTCTCAATGCGCTGTATCCGTTGCCTAATTTCGTCGGCAGCGGCAGCACGAACTACATCAATCCCAAGGGACAGGTGACGGTACAGCGCGACGATGAGATCAAGATCGACCACAACTTCAATGCGCGCTTCCACCTGCTGGGCGAGTATCTCGACGAGTATCAGAAGTATGCGCAGAACTCGCTGAACGGGTCGCAGGCGGGTGAGATCTTCGACACCAACGGCGAGACGGACTACACGCACAATAAGCTTGCGCAGCTTGCGCTGACACAGATTCTGACGCCGAACATGGTCAATACGACGAGCATGGCCATGAACATCTTCGATCTTGATTTGAACCTTACCGGTACTGCCTTCGTCGACCAGGTGCCCGGCTTCCAGACCTCTCTGCCCTATAACGGTTTTCTCTCCAACCGGCTTCCGCTGGTCACCTTCAGCGGAGGCATCGCGCCGCAGGGCATCGCTGCTGCCCGTCCGCTGACCCATGCCTCCGATCTCGATGACACGGTGGGCGACGACTGGAGCTGGCTGCATGGCCGCCACTTCTTCCAGGCTGGAATTACTGTGGTCTTCAATACCAAGCGGCAGAACCCCGGCAGCGCGACCAATGGCCAGTTCACCTTTACTGGAGCG
It encodes:
- a CDS encoding TonB-dependent receptor; translated protein: MLVRRLSPPFFCSLLALVVLMLSCVFSPRLQAQLSTTATIAGTVTDATGAIVANAKVTVRNEGTKTDTAIQSNGDGSFIAPGLAVGTYSVSITSPGFQTYTLTGIVLHPAATATVNGTLQPGSASTSVTVLANAVQVETATIENSASVDAAQVSTLPINGRNYQGLASLMPGVQNTSAGVALTTGGRATNNALSVNGLAQSGTFYALDGVWNEDTGNMNQTSVIPNPDSIEEVRVLQNNYSARYSLMGASVVLLQTKSGTSSFHGAAWEFFRNDALNSKPYFASSVLPYKQNIFGYNIGGPLFIPHLYNTSKQKTFFFWSQQGVILHQVPTNLTGVTPTANQRAGIFNSPIVDPNTGAPVAKNGAGQYVIPSGEINSNSTAFLNALYPLPNFVGSGSTNYINPKGQVTVQRDDEIKIDHNFNARFHLLGEYLDEYQKYAQNSLNGSQAGEIFDTNGETDYTHNKLAQLALTQILTPNMVNTTSMAMNIFDLDLNLTGTAFVDQVPGFQTSLPYNGFLSNRLPLVTFSGGIAPQGIAAARPLTHASDLDDTVGDDWSWLHGRHFFQAGITVVFNTKRQNPGSATNGQFTFTGAATAPKSGGVTQDDALADFLFGKAATFTQTSDQPRVAVHAMEISPYVEDRINLTRNLTLTAGIRLFHMPLPYGPPQSETNFIPSAFNPANVPIVNNDATITVTPAYNPLNGLVTNGTNGIPNNFSNNHIWYAGPLAGFAWDVFGDGKTSLRGGYGITYTRIFTNQDCSFNCAINPPRLQSANLQNANFPDPVGSGTAKAATISAITAADQNIQATQVHTYSLSLQHEFARNWIASAAGASSQARHLVGTWNYNAAPHTGIYDFDPSINTGKITPYKFAPYQGYAAITTYTSRQNQNWNALELSLRHPVTNNLFLTVAYTWSHDLTDHVSGTFSAIDPYNPSRYYGNAEGLNFPQSLSITAIYNLPFLRETKGFKGGVLGGWKLSDITTLRSGTSLSPGLSTTNQGNAVRPDRVAGTSIQGPKTKAEWFNTAAFIAPQAGFYGNGATGSIQGPGLVDFDMSLYKEFHFTESNFFEFRSEAFNIFNHTNFTTIGTSFGSSTYGQATAAADPRILEFALRYHF